The Benincasa hispida cultivar B227 chromosome 11, ASM972705v1, whole genome shotgun sequence genome has a segment encoding these proteins:
- the LOC120091622 gene encoding subtilisin-like protease SBT5.4, producing the protein MELSYISLLLLCFFLLQTSAKKSYIVYLGSHSFGSNPIFDVQLATQSQYDILGSVMGSKMTAKESMIYTYNRHINGFAAVLDENEVMAIAQNPNVVSVFENKKRQLHTTRTWGFLGLENDAGVPSNSIWKAARFGEDIIIGNLDTGVWPESKSFSDAGYGPVPSRWMGVCEGGFNFTCNKKLIGARYFYKGFEAANGPIDDSVKFARDLEGHGSHTLSTAGGNFVPGANVFGNGNGTAKGGSPKARVAAYKVCWPALTGGCFDADILAAFEAAISDGVDVLSVSLGSPAQDFASDPVAIGAFHAVQEGITVVCSAGNDGPSPSTVTNVAPWMFTVAASTVDRDFFSYVTLGNKKQFKGLSLSAGGTPGGNFYPLMDGVQVKAANITDNLAQLCEEGSLDPTKAKGKIILCLRGDNARLDKGVEVLRVGGVGMILVNDKLDGNDVSADRHFLPASHLNYTDGLEIFQYLNSTQSPVASISHVETELGIKPSPMMGDFSSRGPNPIIDSMIKPDITAPGLNIIAAVSESATATSSAYDTRRVPFNFEIGTSMSCPHISGVVGLLKTLYPKWSPAAIRSAIMTTAKTRDNSKKSILDYNKMKATPFHYGAGHVHPNNAMDPGLVYDTTTEDYMNFLCALGYNYTTLREFYNKPYVCPESFAVMDLNYPSISVPKLTAGVPVTINRKVKNVGSPGTYVARVKVSSMVSVTVEPSTLQFDSEGEEKAFKVVFQYKGTGQGKDHVFGTLIWSDGKHFVRSPMAMALA; encoded by the exons ATGGAGTTGTCTTATATTTCTCTATTGCTTTTGTGTTTCTTTTTGCTTCAAACATCTGCCAAAAAG TCCTACATTGTTTATTTGGGGTCACACTCCTTTGGATCGAATCCTATATTTGATGTCCAACTTGCAACTCAGTCCCAATATGATATATTAGGATCGGTCATGGGAAG CAAAATGACAGCCAAAGAATCGATGATCTATACTTATAATAGACACATCAATGGCTTTGCTGCCGTACTAGATGAAAACGAAGTCATGGCTATTGCAC AGAATCCAAATGTGGTATCGgtttttgaaaacaagaaaagacAATTGCATACAACAAGAACATGGGGTTTTCTTGGATTGGAGAATGATGCAGGAGTCCCTTCAAACTCCATTTGGAAAGCTGCAAGATTTGGGGAAGATATAATTATAGGGAATCTCGACACGG GTGTTTGGCCAGAGTCCAAGAGCTTCAGTGATGCAGGCTATGGCCCTGTTCCTTCAAGGTGGATGGGAGTTTGTGAAGGTGGCTTCAACTTTACTTGCaacaa GAAGTTGATTGGAGCAAGATATTTCTACAAAGGATTTGAAGCTGCTAATGGTCCTATCGATGATTCCGTAAAATTTGCAAGAGACCTAGAGGGCCATGGATCCCACACTTTGTCCACTGCCGGAGGCAACTTTGTCCCCGGAGCCAATGTCTTTGGCAATGGCAATGGCACTGCCAAAGGAGGTTCCCCTAAAGCTCGTGTGGCTGCCTACAAGGTATGCTGGCCTGCCCTCACTGGCGGTTGTTTTGATGCCGACATCCTAGCCGCTTTCGAAGCTGCCATTAGTGATGGTGTCGATGTTCTCTCTGTCTCTCTCGGTTCGCCGGCTCAAGATTTTGCTTCTGACCCCGTTGCTATAGGAGCCTTCCATGCCGTTCAAGAAGGAATCACTGTGGTTTGCTCTGCAGGAAATGATGGCCCGTCTCCTTCGACAGTAACCAATGTAGCTCCTTGGATGTTCACGGTTGCCGCTAGTACCGTCGACAGAGATTTCTTCAGTTATGTGACCCTTGGAAACAAGAAGCAGTTCAAG GGTTTAAGTCTTTCAGCTGGAGGAACACCAGGTGGTAACTTCTACCCTTTGATGGATGGTGTGCAAGTAAAAGCCGCCAATATCACTGATAACCTTGC CCAACTTTGTGAGGAGGGATCACTTGATCCCACAAAGGCAAAAGGGAAGATAATACTTTGTCTTAGAGGAGACAATGCAAGACTGGATAAGGGTGTCGAGGTTCTTCGTGTCGGTGGCGTCGGTATGATTCTTGTCAATGACAAGCTAGATGGAAATGATGTTTCAGCTGATCGTCACTTCCTTCCTGCTTCTCATTTGAACTATACTGATGGACTTGAAATCTTTCAATATCTCAACTCCACCCA ATCACCTGTGGCTTCCATTAGCCATGTAGAGACTGAGTTGGGAATTAAACCTTCACCTATGATGGGTGATTTCTCATCAAGAGGCCCTAATCCCATCATAGACTCCATGATCAAG CCTGATATTACAGCGCCAGGTTTGAATATAATCGCAGCTGTCTCCGAATCTGCAACGGCGACAAGTTCTGCATACGATACGCGTCGAGTGCCTTTTAACTTTGAAATTGGTACTTCTATGTCTTGTCCACACATCTCAGGTGTTGTTGGCCTTCTCAAGACCCTTTATCCCAAATGGAGCCCAGCAGCCATCAGATCTGCTATTATGACTACAG ccaaaacaagagacaactccaaGAAGTCAATATTGGACTACAACAAAATGAAGGCAACCCCATTTCATTATGGTGCGGGACATGTCcatccaaacaatgcaatggaCCCTGGCCTTGTTTATGACACTACCACTGAAGATTACATGAACTTCTTATGTGCTCTTGGCTACAACTACACCACACTAAGGGAATTCTATAACAAGCCATACGTTTGCCCCGAATCGTTTGCAGTCATGGATCTCAACTACCCGTCAATTTCGGTTCCGAAGTTGACAGCCGGTGTCCCCGTGACGATCAATAGAAAAGTTAAGAATGTGGGAAGTCCAGGAACGTACGTGGCACGCGTGAAGGTGTCCTCTATGGTCTCAGTTACGGTCGAGCCGAGTACGTTACAGTTTGATAGTGAAGGTGAAGAGAAGGCTTTCAAGGTTGTATTTCAATACAAAGGAACAGGACAAGGTAAAGACCATGTGTTTGGGACATTGATATGGTCAGATGGGAAGCATTTTGTTAGAAGTCCTATGGCAATGGCATTGGCATGA